One Danio rerio strain Tuebingen ecotype United States chromosome 7, GRCz12tu, whole genome shotgun sequence genomic window, CATTTACCAACATGAACaagcaatgaacaatacactTATTATTACAGGATTTGTTAgagttagttaacattagttaatgaaaagtTGTTTATTGGTAGTTCACAATCATGAATTTAGATTGTatgaatgcattagtaaatgctgaactatgattaataaatgctgtacaagtattgttagtaaatacatgaactaatgaaaccttattgtaaagcgtgACTAAAAAACTTTGCTAATGAATTAATATATACAAATGAAATCCTATTTCTATGATCTTTcctgatacttttttttttatttagttgactAACAACATCGTTTTAGGTACTTTCTCGTAATTTCAGAATAGTCACTTAAAAATAACAGCTTTACCGCTCGCACGAAAAGAACCTAAAGTCCTGTGCATTTGGTATTTCTGGTCAATTTCCAGAATCTATTGATCTCGCATACCTGGCATTATTGTCATTACTGCCATGCTCCAGTCGGATGAGAACACAGCGGCAAAACTGTCTTTGATAAGCATCCTTCACAATGTGCgtacgtgtgtatgtgtgcatgtgtgcgagtGTAAACCTACGTCTATAGACATTCCCCAATTTCTCCCTCCCCTTCTACATAAAGTGACAGCATCTCCTCCAAGGCGTCAGACGCCTGAACTTGCCTCTTTGTCACAGGTGAGACCAAAATCTGCTGCAGAAGTTTTCTGGGGTTTTAAGAGTTGCTATTTTGCTTTTTGAAGGctgctttgtaaaaaaaaaatgtatttaaaaaagttgatcatttatttgtttgtattttatgcattattattatcatgtaatatttttttcgcTGACTTTCACAGTgacatttgtattatttgttaaaACTTTAGAATCTTACTTATGTTTTGCTTTTGGGATTTCAGAGTTGAATCAGACAAACGTTCATCATGGCATCCAAGATGATAATTCAGCAGCCCAAGCCTCTGGTAGTTGCTGCAGCATCAGATCAGTGGAGCACCAGCATCTGCGAATGCGACAATGTCAATGAATGTAAGTCACCctgtgtttagttttatttaatttatccaaAACGAAAATTCTGTCACTTACCCTCGggctgttccaaacctgtatgacctTTTCTGTTCTGTTGAACATCAATGTCAATGTGATTGAAGAGAGCGTTTCTAGAGCACTTCTTTGTTTGAAcagcaaaaataatgtttaaatattgtTTGTAACCAAACGTATTCAGTATATACATACAATGGTAAATCAACTGGAACTGTTTTTTAACATATTGATTGCGTCTGTACAGTATaaccactattttactgttttttttttaatacaatactTTTACTCTGTAAATACATAGGTTTAGCTATGGTTAGAGTAtcaaaaccatggttaatttgtGTAGTTTAATATtctttgttagtttttttatagCAGAACAATAGTTAAcgtaaaggtgccatagaatgaaaatctggatatacttGGGTATAGatgaataattgtatttatttatttatcagcatCCCCATTAGCCACTACCTGGGGTCCATcgaacacaaaacaaataaaccaataaaaaacattaaaatacaaaattcatccataatattgcaccaaaatatttccaaaaaatatttccaaaagcgATTTTTTTAAACCTCATTTGACTTGTTACAAAGCATGTAGTAGTAAGTGTTCAGTGCAAGAAAATGGCTTACCATAAGCCTAAAACAGCATTGTTTACTAGTTCTCATGTAAAATTGTGTAAAATCCTGGTGAAAAACAGGCAGCCAAGACAAAACACCAACTGTTCCATTGCACATGGGATGATTAATTGCATGTTTCAGGCACCATTTAAATGGCAAAATtttcctagtgagattacaacaatgattTTTAGAccttatttttaaattaagtttatcTATGCTTGCATTACTTACTATGTAtatgggactcttattttgaataCAGGACCAGCAGGACATTAACTTTGTGAAACAATGCATTAAATCTCATTACAGCTCGCACCGAATGCTAAATAGGGTAAAGATTGGTTATTATGGGTTATGGTAAAGATGTGTTTAACTGGATcttttgacattttaatattgagaaaattggCGAGTATTTCTAATGTGGCAACAGACATGTTCACATTTGCTATTAACATATTATACTGCTACATGTTTATGCATTTTTAAGTTACTAAGcttttaaattatgattattttaaatgtgtgtatttccGAGTAGACCAAAATCAccacactgtatgtgtgtgtttgtaagagcAGACACTGACAAAAGTTGGAGAGCCTCAGAggagagctcattaatattctcCTTTCCAAATACAGTCAAACCTAAGTATTTCATTCTAGAGGTAATTCCTCTGGCTAGAAATGAGTATATAAAACTCTTTCTTGGGAATTTCAACTTACCAAAGTCCCATAACTATCTctgtgtagatatcagagaacagtgCACTCTGTGGCATCTTGCAGGGGAGAAATGAGCTGTAAGAAATAAAATGGTAGAAACACTATCTTCAGACACATTTACAGTCATAGCAGGCGCTCTAAAAGCTGACTGTCTAGCTGTTTAGAAAGTGTACGAGAACAGTAAAATCAATTGTGGTGTTTCTGCAGGTTGTTTCTCCGTGTGGTGTTTCCCTTGTTTCGCCTGCATTACAGCCAGAGATCACGGAGAGTGTCTGTGTCTCCCTCTGCTGGACAGTTTCGGCTGTATTCCTCCAATCACGCTCTCCATGAGGGTTTCCACACGACGACGATACGGCATCAAAGTAAGAAAACATTTGGTTTATGAAAGTAAAAGGCGACATAGCTTGACGGTACTTTTAAAAATGGTCTGGTAATCTCTTATTACGAAAACATGTTTGTAAATTACACACTCAAGCCAGTTTTTTCGGTGTTAAAATTTCAGTCACTGCCTtacttaaagtttattaaaactaACTTAAAACATAAAGTTAAATGTGTATACCTTAAAAAAAGGCAGATTAAATGGTTAGTTCACCCGAAGATTTTAACTACCACATCATTTACTCCTTTATGTAGCTTTAAACTtttatgagattctttcttctgttgaatacaaaagaagatattttgaaaaatgatgttTGATGGTATCCACTGACCTTCTATAGTAGgagaaaatgtatattattaaacaataatattgaaGTCATTGTGTACCATCAcctagcattcttcaaagtatcttcttttgtgttcaacagaacaaaggaaCTTAAATAGGTTTTGAATAAGTGATGAAAACCTAAATTATGA contains:
- the ponzr4 gene encoding plac8 onzin related protein 4, yielding MASKMIIQQPKPLVVAAASDQWSTSICECDNVNECCFSVWCFPCFACITARDHGECLCLPLLDSFGCIPPITLSMRVSTRRRYGIKDSICNDCVYTCCCGPCSWCQIRREMKARLHPVTLFNNRPN